From Pseudodesulfovibrio alkaliphilus, one genomic window encodes:
- a CDS encoding sulfite exporter TauE/SafE family protein — translation MEMFGDSSWLYMYMPIAGVTIFWPGLVLIGFSVGVIGGFFGMGGAWMVTPGLNILGFPMAFAIGTDIAHIAGKSMVSTMRHSKFGNVDYKLGIVMIIGTMFGIEIGAQLIMYLERMGTVGSVVRWVYVVFLLLISFMVFYDYYKAVNKKKHGEGEGDRGTEGITWYKTLHKIRIPPMMHFEKAGFTCSAWLPIVVSFVTGILAGFLGIGGGLLRMPALIYLIGCPTHIAVGTDLFEVMISGLYGAFTYTLKGRIELVAVFVMLTGAAIGAQIGTVATKYAKGYGIRIAFGIAVLCCMISIILKEYGYAMMSAALILGTISLICLYIMKIMFVGAAQELRDKKQAQG, via the coding sequence ATGGAAATGTTTGGCGATTCCAGCTGGCTGTACATGTACATGCCCATTGCGGGCGTGACGATCTTCTGGCCCGGCCTGGTGCTCATCGGCTTCTCGGTGGGCGTCATCGGCGGCTTCTTCGGCATGGGCGGTGCCTGGATGGTTACCCCCGGCCTCAACATTCTCGGTTTCCCCATGGCCTTTGCCATCGGCACTGACATTGCCCATATCGCGGGCAAGTCCATGGTCTCCACCATGCGCCACTCCAAGTTCGGCAATGTGGACTACAAACTTGGCATAGTCATGATCATAGGAACCATGTTCGGCATCGAAATCGGCGCCCAGCTCATCATGTACCTTGAACGCATGGGTACTGTCGGCTCCGTGGTGCGCTGGGTCTATGTCGTCTTCCTGCTCCTGATCTCCTTCATGGTCTTCTACGACTACTACAAGGCGGTCAACAAGAAGAAGCATGGCGAGGGAGAAGGCGATCGCGGCACCGAGGGCATCACCTGGTACAAGACCCTGCACAAGATCCGCATTCCCCCCATGATGCACTTTGAGAAGGCCGGCTTCACCTGTTCGGCCTGGCTGCCCATCGTGGTCAGCTTCGTCACCGGCATCCTGGCCGGCTTCCTGGGCATCGGCGGCGGCCTGCTGCGCATGCCCGCCCTGATCTACCTCATCGGCTGCCCGACCCACATCGCGGTTGGCACCGACCTCTTTGAGGTCATGATCTCCGGCCTGTACGGCGCCTTCACCTACACCCTGAAGGGCCGCATCGAGCTGGTGGCCGTGTTCGTCATGCTGACCGGCGCCGCCATCGGTGCCCAGATCGGCACCGTGGCCACCAAGTACGCCAAGGGCTACGGCATCCGCATTGCCTTCGGCATCGCCGTGCTCTGCTGCATGATCTCCATCATCCTCAAGGAATACGGCTACGCGATGATGTCCGCGGCGCTCATCCTGGGCACCATCTCGTTGATTTGCCTGTATATCATGAAGATCATGTTTGTTGGCGCGGCCCAGGAGCTTCGCGACAAGAAGCAGGCCCAGGGGTAG
- a CDS encoding response regulator, whose protein sequence is MAKPISVLLVDDEIDLLDFLSKRLARRGFLVQTASNGRQALAAISASKPDVVLLDMLMPGGMDGLATLGEIRRLFPHLEVVLLTAHASTEAALRGMELGAYDYMVKPVAIGELVLKIEEASGVRGPMTSGTRTGNGFNA, encoded by the coding sequence ATGGCCAAGCCCATTTCCGTCTTATTGGTCGACGACGAAATCGACCTGCTGGACTTTCTGTCCAAACGTCTTGCGCGCCGCGGCTTTCTGGTCCAGACTGCCAGCAATGGCAGGCAGGCGCTGGCCGCCATCAGCGCCAGCAAGCCGGATGTCGTGCTTCTGGACATGCTCATGCCCGGCGGTATGGACGGATTGGCGACACTTGGGGAAATCCGCCGTCTTTTTCCGCATCTGGAAGTTGTCCTGCTCACGGCCCACGCCTCGACAGAGGCCGCCCTGCGGGGCATGGAGCTTGGGGCCTACGACTACATGGTCAAGCCCGTGGCCATCGGCGAGCTGGTGCTCAAGATCGAAGAGGCATCCGGGGTGCGCGGCCCCATGACCAGTGGCACAAGGACAGGCAACGGATTCAACGCCTGA
- a CDS encoding PEP/pyruvate-binding domain-containing protein, with product MATFWNRLSRLIGLSSPEEDEALEQALRLDFRRRCALFRQLVNSNNRALEVMSDMEEMLRGGKPFGLPQVRGMCAQATANVFKMIRCLEGMTDGRHNALYDRLRAVQQEIGRHVEGGREPVPGPLVLSLAAIGAADAGEVGPKMANLGELGRIGLDVPGGFVITASGFRRFFEDAGLSAEIEGIIRERQVDRLDARYALSSTIQELIVAAPLPDELVQAIEEQCQALADAYGDEVRLAVRSSALGEDLPDASFAGQYRTELGVRLDQVVRSYKEVVASKYGVAAMTYRWNRGIPDEGMAVCVGCLPMVDASAGGVVYSRDPVHPADRRLVVHAVPGLPTAVVDGNVQADRYLVSRDDPMCIEESHVPRKRSMAQLDAMEGVVHVPLQDSEAEASALSPQAIIDLAGKTLAVERHFGQPQDVEWVVDRQGTLIFLQARPMTGHMPMVPEPQDEPDLPLLLDGGEPASPGAACGPVFVVRKNADAFSFPEGAVLVAAQALPRWAPLLPRAAAVVAETGSAAGHLANVAREFDVPAVFGLENAISALDGNQMITVDGTHGRIFSGCAEELLASQAAKGPDFMLGSPVMNTLASVARHIVPLTLLDPESPDFRPEFCRTLHDITRFCHEKSVGELFSADSGPVRKRLAKQLRYNGRPLKYWLIDLGNGFTDPPQDRYIDFENIASRPLHVLWEGMTAKEWSGPPVLDARGFASIISQAASNRDIEPAMASSFEVKNYFMITDTFLSLQSRFGFHFCTLEALIGEIADENYVSFRFKGGAADQDRRILRAELVADLLEEHGFRTELRQDALLARAEALPSAELEEKLKILGFVMIHTKQLDMVMKNREMARVYEQRLRRDLTAMISKARQ from the coding sequence ATGGCAACCTTCTGGAACAGGCTTTCGCGACTGATCGGACTCAGCTCGCCCGAAGAGGACGAGGCCCTTGAGCAGGCGCTCAGGCTCGACTTCCGTCGACGTTGCGCCCTGTTTCGCCAACTGGTGAACTCCAACAACCGCGCCCTTGAGGTCATGAGCGACATGGAAGAGATGTTGCGCGGGGGCAAGCCCTTTGGACTGCCCCAGGTGCGCGGCATGTGCGCCCAGGCCACGGCCAATGTTTTCAAGATGATCCGCTGCCTGGAAGGCATGACAGACGGTCGCCATAACGCCCTGTATGATCGCTTGCGGGCCGTGCAGCAGGAGATCGGCCGCCATGTGGAAGGCGGCAGGGAACCCGTGCCAGGCCCCCTGGTTCTCTCGCTGGCAGCCATCGGCGCGGCCGATGCGGGCGAGGTGGGGCCCAAGATGGCCAACCTGGGTGAGCTTGGCCGCATCGGCCTGGACGTGCCGGGCGGCTTCGTGATCACGGCCAGCGGATTTCGCCGCTTTTTCGAAGACGCGGGTCTGAGCGCCGAGATCGAAGGCATCATCCGCGAACGGCAGGTGGACCGGCTCGACGCCCGCTACGCCCTGTCCTCGACCATCCAGGAATTGATCGTGGCCGCGCCCCTGCCCGATGAGCTGGTGCAGGCCATCGAAGAACAGTGCCAAGCCCTTGCCGACGCTTACGGCGACGAGGTCAGGCTGGCGGTGCGCTCGTCCGCCCTGGGCGAGGATTTGCCCGACGCCTCCTTTGCCGGTCAGTACCGCACCGAGCTCGGCGTCCGCCTCGACCAGGTCGTTCGCTCCTACAAGGAGGTGGTGGCCAGCAAGTACGGCGTGGCCGCCATGACCTATCGCTGGAACCGGGGCATACCCGACGAGGGCATGGCCGTGTGCGTCGGGTGTCTGCCCATGGTGGACGCCTCGGCCGGCGGGGTGGTCTATTCCCGCGATCCGGTCCACCCTGCGGATCGCAGGCTGGTCGTCCACGCTGTGCCGGGCCTGCCCACTGCCGTGGTGGACGGCAATGTCCAGGCCGACCGCTACCTTGTCTCCCGCGACGACCCCATGTGCATCGAGGAAAGCCACGTTCCCAGGAAGCGTTCCATGGCCCAGCTGGACGCCATGGAGGGTGTTGTCCACGTTCCGTTGCAGGACTCCGAGGCCGAGGCCTCTGCCCTCTCTCCCCAGGCCATCATTGATCTTGCCGGGAAGACCCTGGCGGTGGAGCGCCATTTCGGGCAGCCCCAGGATGTGGAGTGGGTCGTGGACCGCCAGGGAACCCTGATTTTTCTCCAGGCGAGACCCATGACCGGCCATATGCCGATGGTTCCCGAGCCCCAGGACGAGCCGGACCTGCCCCTGCTTCTGGACGGCGGCGAGCCCGCCTCTCCCGGCGCGGCCTGCGGGCCGGTCTTTGTGGTGCGCAAGAACGCAGACGCCTTTTCCTTTCCCGAGGGCGCCGTGCTGGTGGCGGCCCAGGCCCTGCCCCGCTGGGCGCCGCTGCTGCCCCGAGCCGCAGCCGTGGTGGCCGAGACCGGCAGCGCGGCCGGGCACCTGGCCAATGTGGCCCGCGAGTTCGACGTGCCTGCCGTGTTCGGGCTGGAAAACGCCATCTCGGCCCTGGACGGCAACCAGATGATCACCGTGGACGGCACTCATGGCCGCATTTTTTCCGGCTGCGCCGAGGAGCTTTTGGCCAGTCAGGCCGCAAAGGGGCCGGACTTCATGCTCGGCAGCCCGGTCATGAACACCCTGGCCAGCGTGGCCCGCCACATTGTGCCGCTGACCCTGCTCGACCCGGAATCCCCGGATTTCCGTCCCGAGTTCTGCCGCACGCTCCATGACATCACCCGGTTCTGCCACGAAAAATCCGTGGGCGAACTCTTCTCGGCCGACAGCGGGCCGGTGCGCAAGCGGCTGGCCAAGCAGCTGCGGTACAACGGCCGCCCCCTCAAATATTGGCTTATCGACCTGGGCAACGGGTTCACCGATCCTCCCCAGGACCGCTACATCGACTTCGAGAATATCGCCTCGCGCCCCCTGCATGTGCTCTGGGAGGGCATGACCGCCAAGGAGTGGAGCGGACCCCCGGTGCTGGACGCCAGGGGATTTGCCTCCATCATCAGCCAGGCGGCATCCAACAGGGACATCGAACCGGCCATGGCCTCCAGTTTTGAGGTCAAAAACTACTTCATGATCACCGATACCTTCCTTTCTCTCCAGTCGAGGTTCGGGTTCCACTTCTGCACCCTGGAGGCCCTGATCGGCGAGATTGCGGACGAGAACTACGTCAGCTTCCGCTTCAAGGGCGGCGCGGCCGACCAGGACCGCCGCATCCTGCGGGCCGAGCTGGTGGCCGACCTGCTGGAGGAGCACGGCTTCCGCACCGAACTCCGCCAGGATGCCCTGCTGGCACGGGCCGAGGCCCTGCCCAGCGCCGAGCTGGAAGAGAAGCTCAAGATCCTGGGATTTGTCATGATCCACACCAAGCAACTGGACATGGTCATGAAAAACCGGGAGATGGCGAGGGTCTACGAGCAGCGTCTGCGTCGGGACCTGACGGCGATGATTTCCAAAGCCAGACAGTAG
- a CDS encoding 2-oxoacid:acceptor oxidoreductase family protein produces MRYIDAIIAGFGGQGVMLIGNLLAYAGMKDGLNVTYIPVYGPEMRGGTANCTVVLSEEDIGSPIIHRPKSLIAMNRPSLDKFQPRVGDNGVHIINSSLIDMELADTGRLTCHGVPCNEIADKLGNTRMANMVAIGAYVQATGIIPLKAVVDSLENVISPHYHKLIPANTKAIQAGAEHVA; encoded by the coding sequence ATGCGCTACATCGACGCGATCATCGCGGGCTTCGGCGGCCAGGGCGTCATGCTCATCGGCAACCTGCTCGCCTACGCGGGCATGAAGGACGGCCTCAACGTCACCTACATCCCGGTCTACGGGCCGGAAATGCGCGGCGGCACCGCCAACTGCACCGTGGTCCTGTCCGAAGAGGACATCGGCTCGCCCATCATCCATCGGCCCAAGTCCCTCATCGCCATGAACCGCCCCTCGCTGGACAAGTTCCAGCCCCGGGTCGGTGACAACGGCGTCCATATCATCAACTCCTCGCTCATCGACATGGAGCTGGCCGATACCGGCCGCCTCACATGCCACGGGGTGCCCTGCAACGAGATCGCCGACAAGCTCGGAAACACCCGCATGGCCAACATGGTCGCCATCGGCGCCTATGTCCAGGCCACGGGCATCATTCCCCTCAAGGCGGTCGTCGACTCCTTGGAAAACGTCATCTCCCCGCACTACCACAAGCTCATTCCCGCCAACACCAAGGCCATCCAGGCCGGTGCCGAGCACGTGGCCTAA
- a CDS encoding thiamine pyrophosphate-dependent enzyme — protein sequence MTQTNEKLVFSRPESVIDRPTHYCPGCHHGIAHRLVGELLDEMNLTEKSLLVASIGCSVFLYNYLNTDAVEAPHGRAPAVATGVKRSRPDNFVFTYQGDGDLASIGMAEIMHAANRGEKICVVFVNNTVYGMTGGQMAPTTLLGQKTTTTPAGRCVTHEGAPIRMTEIIASLGGVAYAARGSLDCVKNILAAKKHLRKAFECQVNATGFGFVELLSGCPTNWKMTPVQANDRIKNEMIPYFPLGVFKDISEEGGIC from the coding sequence ATGACCCAGACAAACGAAAAACTCGTCTTCTCCCGGCCCGAGAGCGTCATCGACAGGCCCACCCACTATTGCCCGGGCTGCCACCACGGCATCGCCCACAGGCTGGTTGGCGAACTGCTCGACGAGATGAACCTGACCGAGAAATCGCTCCTGGTGGCCTCCATCGGCTGCTCGGTCTTTCTCTACAACTACCTCAATACGGACGCCGTGGAAGCGCCCCACGGCCGCGCCCCGGCTGTGGCAACCGGCGTCAAGCGCTCCCGGCCCGACAACTTCGTCTTCACCTACCAGGGCGACGGCGACCTCGCCTCCATCGGCATGGCCGAGATCATGCACGCCGCCAACCGGGGCGAGAAAATCTGCGTGGTCTTCGTCAACAACACGGTCTACGGCATGACCGGCGGCCAGATGGCCCCCACCACCCTGCTGGGCCAGAAAACCACCACCACCCCGGCCGGACGCTGCGTCACCCACGAAGGCGCGCCCATCCGCATGACGGAGATCATCGCCTCCCTGGGCGGCGTGGCCTATGCCGCACGCGGGTCGCTCGACTGCGTCAAGAACATCCTCGCGGCCAAGAAGCACCTGCGCAAGGCCTTCGAGTGCCAGGTGAACGCCACCGGATTCGGGTTCGTGGAGCTGCTCTCGGGCTGCCCCACCAACTGGAAAATGACCCCGGTGCAGGCCAACGACCGCATAAAAAACGAGATGATCCCCTACTTCCCGCTCGGCGTGTTCAAGGACATCTCCGAGGAAGGAGGAATCTGCTGA
- a CDS encoding 3-methyl-2-oxobutanoate dehydrogenase subunit VorB — translation MSKQPERIFVKGNEAIARGALAARCKCFFGYPITPQNDIPEFMSSAIIKAGGDFVQAESEVAAANMLLGAGAAGVRAMTSSSSPGMSLKQEAISYMAGSEVPAVVVNMNRGGPGLGDIGPAQGDYYQSTRGGGHGDYRHFTFGPGTVQEAYDLTIRAFDIAFTHRTPVLILGDAILGQMKEPITPWVPDNIDDEAGRDWAITGRTNVRETGREKRLIKSLFLAEGELAGQNRHLQAKYDAWADMAECEHYETEDAELVVCAYGSIGRIAKSAVRSFRKQGKKVGLLRPITLYPFPSADLKKLAQAGKRFLTIEHNLGQMVDDVRLAIRTVADSAFFPIYPGNLPTPDELEAPILACLEGK, via the coding sequence ATGAGCAAACAACCCGAACGCATCTTCGTCAAGGGCAACGAAGCCATCGCCCGGGGGGCGCTGGCCGCCAGGTGCAAGTGCTTCTTCGGCTACCCCATCACCCCGCAGAACGACATCCCGGAATTCATGTCGTCAGCCATAATCAAGGCGGGCGGCGACTTTGTCCAGGCCGAGTCCGAGGTGGCAGCGGCCAACATGCTGCTGGGCGCGGGCGCGGCGGGAGTCCGCGCCATGACCTCCTCCTCGTCGCCGGGCATGTCACTCAAGCAGGAGGCCATCTCCTACATGGCCGGTTCCGAAGTCCCTGCGGTCGTCGTGAACATGAACCGAGGCGGGCCGGGCCTGGGGGACATCGGCCCGGCGCAGGGAGACTACTACCAGTCCACCCGCGGCGGCGGCCACGGCGACTACCGCCACTTCACCTTCGGCCCCGGCACCGTGCAGGAGGCGTACGACCTGACCATCCGGGCGTTCGACATCGCCTTTACGCACCGCACCCCGGTGCTCATTCTGGGCGATGCCATCCTCGGGCAGATGAAGGAACCCATAACCCCCTGGGTGCCGGACAACATCGACGACGAGGCCGGGCGCGACTGGGCCATCACCGGCCGGACCAACGTCCGGGAGACGGGACGCGAAAAGCGGCTCATCAAGTCCCTGTTCCTGGCCGAAGGAGAGCTGGCCGGGCAGAACAGACACCTGCAGGCCAAGTACGACGCCTGGGCGGACATGGCCGAGTGCGAGCACTACGAGACCGAGGACGCCGAGCTGGTCGTCTGCGCCTACGGCTCCATCGGTCGCATCGCCAAATCCGCAGTGCGCAGCTTCCGCAAGCAGGGGAAAAAGGTCGGACTGCTGCGCCCCATCACCCTTTATCCGTTCCCCAGCGCGGACCTGAAGAAACTTGCCCAGGCGGGCAAGCGGTTCCTGACCATCGAGCACAACCTCGGCCAGATGGTGGACGATGTGCGTCTTGCCATCCGCACCGTGGCCGACTCGGCCTTCTTCCCCATCTACCCCGGCAACCTGCCCACCCCGGACGAGCTGGAAGCCCCCATCCTCGCCTGCCTGGAGGGTAAATAA
- a CDS encoding 4Fe-4S dicluster domain-containing protein codes for MSRIEVQEDRCKGCLLCTTVCPVDIIVQSDRFNVSGYKVVEVPEDSKEKCTGCASCALICPDIAITVYKTPKKKGGK; via the coding sequence ATGTCGCGAATCGAGGTTCAAGAGGACCGTTGCAAGGGATGCCTATTATGCACCACGGTCTGTCCCGTGGACATCATCGTCCAGTCCGATCGGTTCAACGTCAGCGGCTACAAGGTCGTGGAGGTGCCGGAGGATTCAAAAGAGAAATGTACCGGCTGCGCGTCCTGCGCCCTGATCTGCCCTGACATCGCCATCACGGTCTACAAGACCCCCAAAAAGAAAGGGGGGAAATAA
- the queA gene encoding tRNA preQ1(34) S-adenosylmethionine ribosyltransferase-isomerase QueA, which yields MEIPEDYQLASYAYTLPQDRIAQAPADRRDGSNLLVLDKGTGRMQSSVFDRLADHLPPGALLVANNSRVIPARVFGTKDTGGRVEFLLLTPLPLIMPAPAARDGWRTAQAEGLLRASKAPKQGAVIAFSDDFELTPLEAGPFGRWKVELRWRKDLRDRFESVGHLPLPPYIQRPDTAADRERYQTTYSDADKAGSVAAPTAGLHFTRELRETLAHQGFEWAEVTLYVGYGTFSPVRCPDIREHRMHAEYLEVPEATARAVQRAKAEGRPVVAVGTTSARSLEGMVRESGRIGEFRGETDIFISPGYDFQVVDAMITNFHLPESSLIIMIAALAGRECILSAYEFALENGYRFFSYGDAMLIK from the coding sequence ATGGAAATACCCGAGGATTACCAACTCGCAAGCTACGCCTACACTCTGCCGCAAGACCGTATCGCCCAGGCCCCTGCCGACCGGCGCGACGGCTCGAACCTGCTGGTGCTCGACAAGGGCACGGGCCGGATGCAATCCAGCGTCTTCGACCGACTCGCCGACCACCTGCCGCCCGGCGCCCTGCTTGTGGCCAACAATTCGCGGGTCATCCCGGCCAGAGTCTTCGGGACCAAGGACACTGGCGGCCGGGTGGAGTTCCTGCTGCTCACCCCCCTGCCGCTGATAATGCCAGCCCCTGCCGCAAGGGACGGCTGGCGCACTGCGCAAGCCGAAGGACTCCTGCGCGCCTCAAAGGCCCCCAAGCAAGGCGCGGTCATCGCCTTTTCCGACGACTTCGAGCTGACGCCTCTTGAGGCAGGCCCCTTTGGCCGGTGGAAGGTGGAACTCCGCTGGCGCAAAGACCTGAGAGACCGATTCGAAAGCGTCGGCCATCTGCCGCTGCCCCCTTACATCCAGCGTCCCGACACCGCGGCGGACAGGGAGCGCTACCAAACCACCTACAGCGATGCGGACAAGGCCGGTTCCGTGGCCGCGCCCACGGCCGGACTCCACTTCACCCGGGAGCTGCGCGAAACACTGGCCCATCAGGGTTTCGAGTGGGCGGAGGTAACCCTCTATGTAGGCTATGGCACCTTCAGCCCGGTGCGCTGCCCGGACATCCGCGAGCACCGGATGCACGCGGAATATTTAGAGGTGCCCGAGGCCACAGCCAGGGCGGTGCAGCGTGCCAAGGCCGAAGGTCGGCCGGTCGTGGCCGTGGGGACCACCAGCGCAAGGAGCCTGGAGGGAATGGTCAGGGAGAGTGGGCGCATTGGAGAGTTCCGAGGCGAAACAGACATTTTCATCTCTCCTGGATACGATTTCCAGGTGGTGGACGCCATGATCACCAACTTCCATTTGCCAGAATCCTCGCTGATCATTATGATCGCGGCTCTGGCCGGGAGAGAGTGCATCCTCTCGGCCTACGAGTTTGCCCTGGAGAACGGGTATCGCTTCTTCTCGTACGGCGACGCGATGCTTATCAAATAA